CTTAAAGAAAATGGCTTCACATAAAAAGAGGGTGGAAACATGTTTGATTCAATAGATAAAGCTCTGGAGCGTTTGAAGCAAGGGAAGCTTGTCATCGTCTGTGACGATGAAGACAGGGAAAATGAAGGAGATCTTGTCGGGCTTGCGGAATACGCGACCACGGAAATGATAAATTTTATGATTACTCACGGGAAAGGTCTCGTGTGTACACCGGTAACTACGCAGGTAGCTGCTGAGCTTGAACTCATGCCGATGGTTAAAAACAGCACGGATCCTAACCAGACGGCTTTTACCGTCAGTGTAGATTATAAAGATACAACAACAGGGATTTCAGCGGATGAACGCGCCTTAACCATTCGTAAGCTCTTGGACACAGATGCCCAGGCGGGTGATTTTCAGCGTCCCGGCCACATCTTCCCGCTTGTAGCAAAAGAAGGCGGGGTGCTTCGCCGTGCCGGCCATACGGAGGCGGCAGTTGATTTAGCAAGGCTGTCGGGCACTAAGCCTGCCGGTGTGATTTGTGAAATTATTAAAGAAGACGGAACGATGGCAAGAGTCCCCGATCTCAGGGAAATGGCGGATGAGTTTGATATTCCGATGATCACAATTGCGGATCTGATCAAATATCGCTATCGCAACGAAAACCACGTGAAGAGGGAAGTAGAAATCCAACTGCCGACAGAATACGGCGATTTCAGAGCGGTTGCTTTTACCAATGATATCGATTATAAAGACCACATCGCTTTAATTAAAGGAGAGATCAACCCAGGTGAACCTACACTTGTGCGTGTCCACTCGGAATGTTTAACTGGTGACGTCTTCGGGTCATACCGATGTGACTGCGGTCCACAGCTCCACAATGCGCTGAAGCAAATCTCAGAAAACGGCAGCGGTATTCTCGTGTATATGCGGCAGGAGGGCCGGGGAATCGGCTTATTGAATAAGATGTATGCTTATAAGCTGCAGGAAGAGGGGCTCGACACGGTGGAAGCGAATGAAAAGCTGGGCTTCGGACCGGATTTGCGTGATTATGGAGTAGGAGCCCAAATATTGAAAAATCTCGGCATCTCTAAACTTAAACTGTTAACAAACAACCCTAAGAAAATTTCCGGTCTCGGCGGCTATGATTTGGAAGTTGTGGAGAGGGTACCGATTCAAATGGAATCGAGAAAAGAAAACGAAAATTATTTAAAAACAAAACAAACGAAGCTTGGACATTTGTTCCATTATTAAGGAGTGGTGAAGATGGTAAGAACTTTGGAAGGGAATCTAGTAGGCAGCGAATTGAGAATTGGAATTGTTACGGGGCGGTTTAATGAATTTATTACGTCCAAATTATACGAAGGAGCCGTCGATGCCCTGAAACGCCACGGCGTCGATTTGGATCAAGTCGAAGCGGCATGGGTGCCTGGCGCCTTTGAAATCCCCATGGTAGCTGGGAAGATGGCGAATTCAGGGAAGTACGATGCTGTGATTACGCTTGGAGCCGTTATCCGAGGCTCTACGCCTCATTTCGATTACGTGTGCGGGGAAGCGGCCAAAGGTGTTTCTCAAGCCTCGGTTCAGAGCGGGGTACCCGTCATTTTCGGAGTGATTACGACGGATACGATCGAACAAGCGATCGAGCGAGCTGGAACAAAAGCTGGTAATAAGGGCTGGGAAGCAGCGGCAGGAGCCATTGAGATGGCAAATTTAAATCGTTTGTTTGAATAGTTTGCTGCCAAGCCTAATGATTTTTCAAGCTTAAATTTAAGACAAGCCTGCATTAAGAACCGCTTCAGAACAAACTGAAGCGGTTCTTTTGTGTTTTCCTGCATAAATAAAGGGAAATAATCAGTCAGAAGGGTTTTGTAATGAAGGGGGAACAGGCATGGGTACCAAAGTGGTATGGTTTAGAAAAGATCTGCGTTTAAATGATCATACGGCGCTGGCTAAAGCGATAGATAACGCTGGTGACAACGACAGCCTCCTGTTGATCTATCAGATCCATCCTGCGTTAATAGAGAATTTTACTCCTCGTCATGATTACTATTTCCAAACACTCTGTTCATTCGTGGAAAGCTGTGAAGAACTCGGAACTCCTCTACATTTTCTATATGGTGAACCAGAGGAGGCGTTCAACGATTTGCTGAAAACGGAAGAGGTAGAGGAAGTCTATTTTAATTATGACGAAACGGGGTTTGGTAAAAGAAGGGATGACTTGATTATACAATGGATGGAGAACAGAGGCATTGGTGTTTTTCCTGCCATTGATCATCATATCCATAGTGCCAGGGAGGTGAATAAAAAGGAAGGCGGGCACTATAAAGTTTTTTCCCCGTACTTCAAGCAATGGCAGCAGTTAGATAAGCCGAAGCCAAGAAAAATAGATCATGAGAAGCTGAAGAGGCTGGTTATAGACAGGGAGAACGATTTTGTCACTGGCAGGAAGCGGTATGAACACTTAGTAGGAAAATGCCAGGGGAAATGGGGAGGCACAGGAGAAAAGGATGCTCTCGACCGCCTGCAGTGGTTTCTTGAGGGAGCCATCTATGATTATGACGAGGACCGTGATTTCCCTGCAGTGGACGGCACAAGTCTGATGTCCCGTTATTTGCGGACAGGGGCAATTTCTCCGCGGACCGTATACTCCAAAGTCATGGAGGAAACCGATGGCAGAAAACAGCAGAAAGGAATAGAAACGTACGTACAGGAGCTGGCTTGGCGAGATTTTTATAATATGATCTATTACTTTTACCCTGATGCGGATGATCTTGAAATGGTGCAGAAATACCGTGGCCTTTCCTGGAATGAGGATGAGGAGCTCTTCCGTGCGTGGAAACAGGGAAGAACCGGCTTCCCGCTGATCGATGCCGCGATGCGCCAGTTGAATGAAACAGGCTGGATGCACAACCGGCTGCGGATGGCCGTGGCATCATTTCTTACGAAGGATCTACTCATGGACTGGCGTTTAGGGGAGCGTTACTTTTCTGAACAACTGGTGGATTATGATCCGGCTTCCAATATCGGAGGGTGGCAGTGGGCTGCTTCCACAGGAACAGATCCTGTCCCTTATTTTCGAGTGTTTAATCCTACCACTCAAGGCGAGCGCTTCGACCCTCACGGACGATTTATTAAAGAGTGGGTCCCGGAGCTTAAAGATGTCCCTAAGAAATACATTCATGAGCCTGGCAAAATGTCAGACAGCGATCAGTGGGAAAGCAGCTGTGTCGTAGGGGAGGATTATCCTGAACCGGTCGTAGACCATAAAACAATGCGG
This Halobacillus salinarum DNA region includes the following protein-coding sequences:
- a CDS encoding bifunctional 3,4-dihydroxy-2-butanone-4-phosphate synthase/GTP cyclohydrolase II, translated to MFDSIDKALERLKQGKLVIVCDDEDRENEGDLVGLAEYATTEMINFMITHGKGLVCTPVTTQVAAELELMPMVKNSTDPNQTAFTVSVDYKDTTTGISADERALTIRKLLDTDAQAGDFQRPGHIFPLVAKEGGVLRRAGHTEAAVDLARLSGTKPAGVICEIIKEDGTMARVPDLREMADEFDIPMITIADLIKYRYRNENHVKREVEIQLPTEYGDFRAVAFTNDIDYKDHIALIKGEINPGEPTLVRVHSECLTGDVFGSYRCDCGPQLHNALKQISENGSGILVYMRQEGRGIGLLNKMYAYKLQEEGLDTVEANEKLGFGPDLRDYGVGAQILKNLGISKLKLLTNNPKKISGLGGYDLEVVERVPIQMESRKENENYLKTKQTKLGHLFHY
- the ribH gene encoding 6,7-dimethyl-8-ribityllumazine synthase; amino-acid sequence: MVRTLEGNLVGSELRIGIVTGRFNEFITSKLYEGAVDALKRHGVDLDQVEAAWVPGAFEIPMVAGKMANSGKYDAVITLGAVIRGSTPHFDYVCGEAAKGVSQASVQSGVPVIFGVITTDTIEQAIERAGTKAGNKGWEAAAGAIEMANLNRLFE
- a CDS encoding cryptochrome/photolyase family protein; the encoded protein is MGTKVVWFRKDLRLNDHTALAKAIDNAGDNDSLLLIYQIHPALIENFTPRHDYYFQTLCSFVESCEELGTPLHFLYGEPEEAFNDLLKTEEVEEVYFNYDETGFGKRRDDLIIQWMENRGIGVFPAIDHHIHSAREVNKKEGGHYKVFSPYFKQWQQLDKPKPRKIDHEKLKRLVIDRENDFVTGRKRYEHLVGKCQGKWGGTGEKDALDRLQWFLEGAIYDYDEDRDFPAVDGTSLMSRYLRTGAISPRTVYSKVMEETDGRKQQKGIETYVQELAWRDFYNMIYYFYPDADDLEMVQKYRGLSWNEDEELFRAWKQGRTGFPLIDAAMRQLNETGWMHNRLRMAVASFLTKDLLMDWRLGERYFSEQLVDYDPASNIGGWQWAASTGTDPVPYFRVFNPTTQGERFDPHGRFIKEWVPELKDVPKKYIHEPGKMSDSDQWESSCVVGEDYPEPVVDHKTMRKRAIEMFKKET